One window of the Dongia rigui genome contains the following:
- a CDS encoding gluconokinase, whose translation MIVLVMGVSGCGKSTIGAALAAALGADFLEADTFHSPANIAKMKSGTPLEDADRWPWLDAIGAALDRSVIENRSVVLACSALKASYRARLLPPGQRQGRVVFLQGSADLVGARLSGRKGHYMPPTLLPSQFATLEAPADAIVVDIARAPEEIVGEILSVLQK comes from the coding sequence ATGATCGTTCTGGTGATGGGCGTGAGCGGGTGCGGCAAGAGTACGATCGGCGCCGCCCTGGCCGCAGCACTCGGTGCCGACTTCCTGGAGGCGGACACGTTCCACTCCCCGGCCAACATCGCCAAAATGAAGAGCGGCACGCCGCTCGAGGATGCCGATCGCTGGCCCTGGCTGGACGCGATCGGCGCCGCCCTTGACCGTTCGGTCATAGAAAACCGGTCCGTCGTCCTCGCCTGCTCGGCCCTCAAAGCCAGCTACCGCGCGAGGTTGCTGCCGCCCGGTCAGCGACAGGGCCGGGTCGTCTTCCTGCAGGGTAGCGCCGACCTCGTCGGCGCCAGATTGTCCGGCCGGAAGGGCCATTACATGCCGCCCACCCTCCTCCCCAGCCAGTTCGCGACCTTGGAAGCACCCGCCGACGCCATCGTCGTCGATATCGCCAGGGCGCCGGAGGAAATTGTGGGAGAGATACTTTCAGTGCTTCAAAAGTAA
- a CDS encoding ABC transporter permease → MTRTLPDFVTRLDKPVLAAFGCIILLLLLGSLYSSSFLSPEYLLQQLQVASFLGLIATGMMLVILLGQIDLSVPWVVTVGGMMSTAAAGWGPMGATLAIPFGILCGMGMGLVSGIGIAYLRVPSMIFTLGVNAVAQGLMVLWTGGFAPQDHATDAMHFIATGRTIFSIPNALFIWGIVAAAAIFVLTRTTFGRAIYAIGNRERAAYLSGLPTQRVMMLAFMTSGGLSAAAGVLLAGYSTKAYQGMGDPYLLPAVAAVVLGGTNILGGRGSYIGTIAGVILITLLQSMLSVMKIDEAGRQLIYGGVIIAMLLVYGRQKKAG, encoded by the coding sequence ATGACCCGTACCTTGCCCGATTTCGTGACGCGTCTCGACAAGCCGGTCTTGGCGGCTTTCGGCTGCATCATCCTGCTGCTGCTGCTGGGCAGCCTCTATTCCTCAAGCTTCCTGTCGCCGGAATACCTGCTGCAGCAATTGCAGGTGGCGTCCTTCCTGGGTCTCATCGCCACCGGCATGATGCTGGTCATCCTGCTGGGCCAGATCGATCTTTCCGTGCCATGGGTCGTGACGGTGGGCGGCATGATGTCGACCGCGGCTGCCGGCTGGGGGCCGATGGGGGCGACACTTGCGATCCCGTTCGGCATCTTGTGCGGCATGGGCATGGGGCTGGTGAGCGGCATCGGCATCGCCTATCTGCGCGTGCCTTCCATGATCTTCACGCTGGGCGTCAATGCGGTGGCGCAAGGGTTGATGGTGCTGTGGACCGGCGGCTTTGCGCCCCAGGACCATGCAACCGACGCGATGCATTTCATCGCCACCGGCCGCACCATCTTCAGCATTCCCAATGCGCTGTTCATCTGGGGCATCGTTGCGGCGGCGGCGATCTTCGTCCTGACCCGCACCACCTTCGGCCGCGCCATCTATGCCATCGGCAACCGCGAGCGGGCGGCCTATCTGTCCGGCCTGCCGACGCAGCGTGTGATGATGCTGGCCTTCATGACCTCGGGCGGGTTGTCGGCCGCGGCCGGCGTGCTGCTGGCCGGCTATTCGACGAAAGCCTATCAGGGCATGGGCGATCCCTATCTGCTGCCGGCGGTTGCCGCCGTGGTTCTGGGCGGCACCAACATCCTGGGCGGGCGCGGCTCCTATATCGGTACCATCGCCGGCGTCATCCTCATCACGCTGCTGCAATCCATGCTGTCGGTGATGAAGATCGACGAAGCCGGCCGCCAGCTCATCTATGGCGGTGTCATCATCGCCATGCTGCTGGTCTATGGGCGGCAGAAGAAGGCGGGGTAA
- a CDS encoding MoaD/ThiS family protein, which translates to MARVVLWGSLKPHTGGKLEVDIEARNVGELLARLGETYPGLQSQIKRGVSVSIDGLIYREGWLEPLKPDSEVFLLPRMTGG; encoded by the coding sequence ATGGCCCGCGTCGTCCTCTGGGGTTCGTTGAAGCCGCATACCGGCGGCAAGCTGGAGGTCGATATCGAGGCGAGGAATGTTGGTGAATTGCTGGCCCGGCTAGGCGAGACCTATCCGGGCCTGCAAAGCCAGATCAAGCGGGGCGTTTCCGTCTCGATCGACGGCCTCATCTATCGCGAGGGATGGCTGGAACCCTTGAAGCCTGACAGCGAAGTCTTTTTGCTGCCGCGTATGACGGGTGGATAG
- a CDS encoding xanthine dehydrogenase family protein molybdopterin-binding subunit — MPLDNAPESKRKFNVVGTRPLRPDGIDKVTGRAKFGADASAPGQLVGRILRSPHAHAIIKKIDTSKAEKLAGVKAVITRDDFPDHTGGSGGLYDTLCNVMAREKAFYEGHAVAAVAATSASIARQALKLIKVDYEVLPHVTDVDEAMKPNAPLLHKDMFTDGVDPKPKKPSNVARRFEFGHGDVEEGFKKADIIVERSFKTEAAHQGYIEPHAALASMGPDGSAELWCCTQGHYMVRDVCSQLLGIDIARLRVTQSEIGGGFGGKTTVFIEPVALALARKANRPVKVVMTREEVFKASGPTASTSIDIKIGVTKDGIITAADGTFRYQGGPFQGCSPAEFGAMSAFAQFHLDNVRAIGYDVVANRPKTISYRAPGAPMANFAVESVIEELAHKLGMAPIDFRIKNAAREGTKSSYGPTYGPIGLGATLEAAKNHPHFKAPLGPNQGRGMAAGFWFNFGGQSCVTLNIPVDGSITVSVGSPDIGGSRAAMCMMVAEELGIGYDQVRAIIADTSSLGYNDVTDGSRTTFATGMACILAARDAIKKLCARAAATWGIPEDAVTWEKGYAKPAGANAGNFPPLSLKEIAAASPGTGGPIAGHHEYSADGAGVSFATHICDVEVDPETGRSQIVRYTVIQDAGKAVHPSYVEGQFQGGAVQGIGWALNEEYIYGKDGRLQNAGFLDYRIPVCSDLPMIDTQILEIPNPGHPYGVRGVGETSIVPPLAAIANAVAAATGVRFTQIPLSPPRVLKGIEDAKAKGAKKAA; from the coding sequence ATGCCGCTCGATAACGCACCCGAATCCAAGCGCAAATTCAACGTCGTCGGCACGCGTCCCTTGCGTCCCGACGGCATCGACAAGGTGACGGGGCGCGCCAAATTCGGCGCCGATGCCTCGGCCCCGGGCCAGCTGGTCGGCCGCATCCTGCGCTCGCCCCACGCCCATGCGATCATCAAGAAGATCGACACGTCGAAGGCGGAAAAACTTGCCGGCGTGAAAGCCGTCATCACCCGCGACGACTTCCCCGACCATACCGGCGGCAGCGGCGGCCTCTACGACACGCTGTGCAACGTCATGGCGCGCGAAAAGGCGTTCTATGAAGGCCATGCCGTGGCGGCCGTCGCTGCCACCTCGGCCTCGATCGCCCGCCAGGCCTTGAAGCTGATCAAGGTCGATTACGAAGTGCTGCCCCATGTGACCGACGTCGACGAGGCGATGAAGCCGAATGCGCCGTTGCTGCACAAGGACATGTTCACCGACGGCGTCGATCCGAAGCCGAAGAAGCCCTCCAACGTCGCCCGCCGCTTCGAATTCGGCCATGGCGATGTCGAGGAAGGCTTCAAAAAGGCCGACATCATCGTCGAGCGCAGCTTCAAGACCGAAGCGGCCCACCAGGGCTATATCGAGCCGCATGCTGCCTTGGCCAGCATGGGCCCGGATGGCAGTGCCGAATTGTGGTGCTGCACGCAGGGCCACTACATGGTGCGTGACGTCTGCTCGCAGCTCCTTGGTATCGATATCGCGCGCCTCCGCGTGACGCAGTCGGAAATCGGCGGCGGCTTCGGCGGCAAGACCACCGTCTTCATCGAACCCGTCGCTCTGGCGCTGGCAAGGAAGGCCAACCGGCCCGTGAAGGTCGTCATGACCCGCGAAGAAGTCTTCAAGGCCAGCGGCCCCACGGCTTCGACCTCGATCGATATCAAGATCGGTGTCACCAAGGACGGCATCATCACGGCGGCCGACGGCACCTTCCGCTATCAGGGTGGCCCGTTCCAGGGTTGCTCGCCGGCGGAGTTCGGCGCCATGAGCGCCTTTGCGCAGTTCCACCTCGATAACGTCCGCGCCATCGGCTACGACGTGGTGGCGAACCGCCCGAAGACCATCTCCTATCGTGCGCCGGGCGCGCCAATGGCGAACTTCGCCGTCGAAAGCGTCATCGAGGAGCTGGCCCACAAGCTCGGCATGGCGCCCATCGATTTCCGCATCAAGAATGCGGCGCGCGAGGGGACCAAGTCGTCCTACGGCCCGACCTATGGCCCGATCGGCCTGGGTGCGACGCTGGAAGCGGCGAAGAACCATCCGCATTTCAAGGCGCCGCTCGGCCCCAACCAGGGTCGCGGCATGGCGGCTGGTTTCTGGTTCAATTTCGGCGGCCAGTCCTGCGTCACCCTCAACATCCCGGTCGACGGTTCGATCACCGTCTCGGTGGGGTCGCCCGACATCGGCGGCTCACGCGCGGCGATGTGCATGATGGTGGCTGAGGAACTGGGCATCGGTTACGACCAGGTCCGCGCCATCATCGCCGACACCTCGTCGCTGGGTTACAACGACGTCACCGACGGCAGCCGCACGACCTTTGCGACCGGCATGGCCTGCATTCTGGCCGCCCGCGATGCCATCAAGAAGCTCTGCGCCCGCGCCGCGGCGACCTGGGGTATTCCTGAGGATGCGGTCACCTGGGAGAAGGGCTATGCCAAGCCCGCCGGCGCCAATGCCGGCAACTTCCCGCCGCTCTCGCTGAAGGAAATTGCCGCGGCTTCGCCCGGCACCGGCGGCCCGATCGCCGGCCATCACGAGTATTCGGCCGATGGCGCCGGTGTCAGCTTCGCCACGCATATCTGCGATGTCGAGGTCGATCCGGAAACCGGCCGGTCGCAGATCGTGCGCTACACGGTCATCCAGGATGCCGGCAAGGCGGTGCACCCGTCCTATGTCGAAGGGCAGTTCCAGGGTGGTGCGGTGCAGGGCATCGGCTGGGCGCTCAACGAGGAGTACATCTATGGCAAGGATGGCCGCCTGCAGAATGCGGGCTTCCTCGATTATCGCATCCCGGTCTGCTCGGATCTGCCGATGATCGACACGCAGATCCTGGAAATCCCCAATCCCGGCCACCCCTATGGTGTCCGTGGCGTGGGCGAAACCTCGATCGTGCCGCCGCTTGCCGCCATCGCCAATGCCGTGGCTGCAGCGACCGGTGTGCGCTTCACGCAGATCCCGCTCTCGCCGCCGCGCGTCCTCAAGGGTATCGAGGACGCCAAGGCGAAAGGTGCCAAGAAGGCTGCCTGA
- a CDS encoding aldo/keto reductase, with amino-acid sequence MTQRVKLGRSDLSVSRLCFGGNIFGWTVDEATSFRLLDGFVDAGFNFIDTADVYSKWHDGNKGGESEAIIGAWAKSRGNRDKIVIATKVGSDMGGDEKGLSKAYILRAVDRSLKRLQTDYIDLYQSHWDDLSVPVEEALSAYAELIKAGKVRVVGCSNFNPERLKAALEAHRRDGLPRYESLQPEYNLCERAVFESELAGICSANQIGVISYFSLAGGFLTGKYRSKADLGKSARGSDVEKYLDARGQRILAALDDVAAQYKATPARVAIAWLLAQPVVTAPIASATSAAQLAELTAAAQLTLDATAVQRLNTASAPL; translated from the coding sequence ATGACACAGCGCGTTAAACTCGGCCGATCTGACCTCAGCGTTTCCCGCCTTTGCTTCGGCGGCAATATCTTCGGCTGGACGGTCGACGAGGCAACCTCCTTCCGGCTGCTCGACGGTTTTGTCGACGCCGGCTTCAATTTCATCGACACCGCCGATGTCTATTCCAAGTGGCATGACGGCAATAAGGGCGGCGAATCCGAGGCCATCATCGGGGCATGGGCGAAGAGCCGCGGCAACCGTGACAAGATCGTCATTGCCACCAAGGTCGGTTCCGACATGGGCGGCGACGAGAAGGGCCTTTCCAAGGCCTATATCCTGCGCGCGGTCGATCGGTCGTTGAAGCGTCTTCAGACCGACTATATCGACCTCTACCAATCGCATTGGGACGATTTGAGCGTGCCGGTCGAGGAGGCCCTCTCGGCCTATGCCGAGCTTATCAAGGCGGGCAAGGTCAGGGTCGTGGGCTGTTCCAATTTCAATCCGGAACGCCTCAAGGCCGCACTCGAAGCGCATCGGCGTGACGGCCTGCCGCGCTATGAAAGCCTGCAGCCGGAATACAATCTCTGTGAACGCGCCGTGTTCGAGTCCGAGCTGGCCGGCATTTGCAGCGCAAACCAGATCGGTGTGATCAGCTATTTCTCGTTGGCCGGCGGCTTCCTCACCGGCAAGTACCGGTCGAAAGCCGATCTCGGCAAGAGTGCGCGCGGCAGCGACGTCGAGAAGTATCTCGACGCACGCGGCCAGCGCATCCTCGCGGCCCTCGACGACGTGGCGGCCCAGTACAAGGCGACGCCGGCGCGGGTGGCCATTGCCTGGCTGCTGGCGCAACCCGTGGTGACGGCGCCGATCGCCAGCGCCACCTCCGCCGCGCAACTGGCCGAACTCACTGCTGCGGCGCAACTGACCCTTGATGCCACGGCGGTACAACGCCTCAATACCGCTAGTGCCCCCCTTTAA
- a CDS encoding ABC transporter permease: MGDFRYWLAEHKGTLLAFAVFVIMFGVYTGNHSAGFSSMVVMTAANKGVLLALVAMAQTLVVLTAGIDLSVGMIFVLANCLASQMVVGDAGETTLGVICVLGAGVLCGALNGAIVIYGRLQPIVTTLATGAMFYGVALWLRPVPGGDVNSDLADALTDQVYGVPTALLVLLGIVLVIWVPLRRSEVGRAIYAIGSSEPAAYMSGVSIDKARFTAYAVSGLLSACGGLMLTFITYSGEASSSIGGSYTLNSIAAVVIGGVSLFGGAGSAVGAIFGAFVLRTIGDLLFVFDFDPLWQPLFQGVILLGAVTLGSLRLLRLKNRLDLFG, translated from the coding sequence TTGGGTGATTTCCGCTATTGGCTGGCCGAGCACAAAGGCACGTTACTGGCCTTTGCCGTCTTCGTCATCATGTTCGGCGTCTATACCGGCAACCATAGCGCTGGCTTCAGTTCCATGGTGGTGATGACCGCCGCCAATAAGGGCGTGCTACTTGCCCTCGTTGCCATGGCGCAGACATTGGTGGTGCTGACCGCCGGCATCGATCTTTCGGTGGGCATGATCTTCGTTCTCGCCAATTGCCTCGCCTCGCAGATGGTGGTGGGCGATGCGGGCGAGACGACACTCGGCGTCATCTGCGTGCTGGGGGCCGGCGTCCTGTGCGGTGCCCTCAACGGCGCCATCGTCATTTACGGCCGGCTGCAACCGATCGTCACCACGCTGGCGACGGGCGCCATGTTCTATGGCGTCGCATTGTGGCTGCGGCCCGTGCCCGGCGGCGACGTCAATTCGGACCTCGCCGATGCCTTGACCGACCAGGTCTATGGAGTGCCGACCGCTTTGCTGGTGCTGCTCGGCATCGTGCTGGTCATCTGGGTGCCGCTGCGCCGCTCTGAAGTGGGCCGTGCCATCTATGCCATCGGATCGTCCGAGCCGGCGGCCTATATGTCGGGTGTTTCCATCGACAAGGCGCGCTTCACCGCCTATGCGGTTTCCGGCCTGCTCTCGGCCTGCGGCGGCCTGATGCTGACCTTCATCACCTATTCCGGCGAAGCGTCGTCATCGATCGGCGGCTCCTATACCCTCAACTCGATCGCCGCCGTGGTGATCGGTGGCGTCTCGCTCTTTGGCGGGGCGGGGAGTGCCGTTGGCGCCATCTTCGGCGCCTTCGTGCTGCGCACGATCGGCGATCTCCTCTTCGTCTTCGATTTCGATCCCTTGTGGCAGCCTTTGTTCCAGGGCGTCATCCTGCTGGGTGCCGTGACCCTGGGCTCGCTCCGGCTGCTGCGTCTTAAAAACCGCCTCGATCTCTTCGGCTGA
- the pseB gene encoding UDP-N-acetylglucosamine 4,6-dehydratase (inverting), which yields MFETALPDLNGKSILVTGGTGSFGKAFIRRILQDWKPKRLIVFSRDELKQWEMQQELSTETYPAMRYFIGDVRDAQRLEMATRDVDYIIHAAALKQVPAAEYNPFECIHTNVIGAENVVQAAIKNRVKRVVALSTDKAANPVNLYGASKLASDKIFIAANALSGGHDPIFAVVRYGNVIGSRGSVVPVFQDMVKKGAKTIPITDDRMTRFWITLDQGVAFVLSSMQIMRGGEIFVPKIPSMKVTDLANCLAPGIPHSIVGIRPGEKLHEVMITEDDSRSTVELEDRYVIEPVFTFWSRRSFAQDGAAKVAEGFRFASDINTAWLDGAALKKML from the coding sequence ATGTTTGAGACGGCGCTCCCCGACCTGAACGGGAAATCGATCCTCGTCACCGGGGGCACGGGATCTTTCGGCAAGGCGTTCATCCGCCGCATCCTCCAGGATTGGAAGCCCAAGCGCCTGATCGTGTTCTCGCGCGATGAGCTGAAGCAATGGGAAATGCAGCAGGAGCTCTCGACCGAGACGTATCCGGCGATGCGCTATTTCATCGGCGACGTGCGCGATGCGCAGCGCCTGGAGATGGCGACCCGGGACGTCGATTACATCATCCATGCTGCGGCGCTGAAGCAGGTGCCGGCCGCCGAGTACAACCCGTTTGAATGCATCCACACCAACGTCATCGGCGCCGAGAACGTGGTGCAGGCGGCGATCAAGAACAGGGTGAAGCGCGTCGTTGCACTTTCCACCGACAAGGCCGCCAACCCGGTCAATCTTTATGGCGCGTCGAAGCTTGCCTCCGACAAGATCTTCATCGCCGCCAATGCGCTCTCGGGCGGCCATGACCCGATCTTCGCCGTCGTGCGCTATGGCAATGTCATCGGTTCGCGCGGGTCCGTGGTGCCGGTCTTTCAGGACATGGTGAAAAAGGGCGCCAAGACCATCCCCATCACCGATGACCGCATGACGCGCTTCTGGATCACGCTCGACCAGGGCGTTGCCTTCGTGCTGTCCAGCATGCAGATCATGCGCGGCGGCGAGATTTTCGTGCCGAAGATCCCGTCGATGAAGGTCACCGACCTCGCCAATTGCCTTGCCCCTGGCATCCCGCACAGCATCGTCGGCATCCGCCCGGGCGAAAAGCTGCACGAAGTGATGATCACCGAGGATGACAGCCGCTCGACGGTCGAACTGGAAGACCGTTATGTCATCGAGCCCGTCTTCACCTTCTGGAGCCGCCGTTCCTTCGCCCAGGACGGTGCCGCCAAAGTGGCGGAAGGCTTCCGCTTCGCCAGCGACATCAACACCGCATGGCTGGATGGCGCTGCCCTGAAGAAGATGCTGTGA
- a CDS encoding PAS domain-containing protein: MTDWVDTCHPDIREMLDYWQRKCGRRAMPSRSDIEPSELRHFLPHITLVDVVSDERRFVYRLVGTAEVELRGYDPTGKAVADAYFATSADEALKHYEAARRTRAPHYVADPFQAVDRFVGEEDLFLPLSNDGETVNMVLVFSISRDLFQPDAEPR; encoded by the coding sequence ATGACGGATTGGGTTGATACCTGTCACCCGGACATTCGCGAGATGCTGGATTACTGGCAGCGCAAATGCGGTCGCCGCGCCATGCCGTCCCGCAGCGATATCGAGCCCAGCGAGTTGCGACATTTCCTGCCGCACATCACCCTGGTCGATGTGGTGAGCGACGAACGCCGCTTTGTCTATCGGCTGGTCGGCACGGCCGAGGTCGAATTGCGCGGCTACGATCCGACCGGCAAGGCAGTGGCCGACGCCTATTTCGCGACCAGCGCCGATGAGGCCCTGAAGCATTACGAAGCTGCCAGACGCACGCGCGCGCCGCATTACGTCGCCGATCCCTTCCAGGCGGTCGACCGGTTCGTCGGCGAGGAGGACCTTTTCCTGCCGCTGTCGAATGATGGTGAAACAGTCAATATGGTGCTGGTGTTCTCGATCAGCCGAGATCTCTTTCAGCCAGATGCCGAACCACGCTGA
- a CDS encoding DUF1328 domain-containing protein — MLYWAVVFLVVAIIAGIFGFGGISQAATGIAKILFLIFIVLFLVSLVAGYV, encoded by the coding sequence ATGCTCTATTGGGCCGTGGTCTTTCTCGTGGTCGCCATCATTGCCGGCATCTTCGGCTTCGGCGGCATTTCGCAGGCGGCAACTGGAATCGCGAAGATCCTGTTTCTGATCTTCATCGTGCTGTTTCTGGTCTCGCTCGTCGCCGGCTACGTCTAA
- a CDS encoding SMP-30/gluconolactonase/LRE family protein has translation MSAEPQCVVKTPAALGESVLWHPVDKKIYWLDLKGPDVHIYDPATQAAEVWHLDLDVPMGTMVRAKEGFILTGREGAYKVDVKARKLTKWLDPNDRPSLTMFNDGKVDRQGRLWLCTSDTKETEPIGGIYRVTADGETQVQDRGFACGNGPGFSPDGKIFYFSDTMVRKVYAYDLDTQTGALANQRLFTEFSEEQGMPDGMTVDAEGGIWICHWEGWRVTRFLPSGKIDREIRLPCPLVTSCAFAGDALDTLYITTATVGLDAATLQKAPLAGSLFAVKTGHTGLLEPVFG, from the coding sequence ATGTCCGCCGAACCGCAATGCGTCGTCAAAACCCCGGCTGCGCTGGGTGAATCGGTGCTGTGGCACCCCGTTGACAAGAAGATCTATTGGCTCGACCTGAAGGGACCGGACGTCCACATCTATGACCCCGCCACACAGGCCGCCGAGGTGTGGCATCTCGACCTCGACGTGCCGATGGGGACCATGGTGCGGGCGAAGGAGGGCTTCATACTCACCGGCCGCGAGGGTGCCTACAAGGTCGACGTCAAGGCGCGCAAGCTCACCAAATGGCTCGACCCGAACGACCGGCCGTCGCTCACCATGTTCAATGACGGCAAGGTCGACCGCCAGGGGCGCCTGTGGCTCTGCACCTCGGACACCAAGGAGACCGAGCCCATCGGCGGCATCTACCGCGTGACGGCCGATGGCGAGACCCAGGTGCAGGATCGCGGCTTTGCCTGCGGCAATGGGCCGGGCTTCAGCCCGGATGGCAAGATTTTCTATTTCTCGGACACGATGGTGCGCAAGGTCTATGCCTATGACCTCGACACCCAGACCGGCGCCCTTGCCAACCAGCGGCTCTTCACCGAGTTCTCGGAAGAGCAGGGCATGCCGGACGGCATGACGGTCGACGCTGAGGGCGGCATCTGGATCTGCCATTGGGAGGGTTGGCGCGTGACGCGCTTCCTGCCCAGCGGCAAGATCGACCGCGAGATCCGCCTACCCTGTCCGCTGGTGACCTCCTGCGCCTTCGCCGGCGACGCGTTGGATACGCTCTACATCACCACCGCGACCGTCGGGCTCGACGCGGCGACGCTGCAGAAGGCACCCTTGGCCGGCAGTCTGTTTGCCGTCAAAACCGGCCATACGGGCCTCCTGGAACCGGTTTTCGGTTAA
- a CDS encoding sigma-70 family RNA polymerase sigma factor gives MADTFQNQLVALLPAMKAFAVMLTRNRQSADDLVNDTVLRALRKQDLYTMGTNLKAWLFTIMRNIHVNNIRAGQRSRLVEVDDDLLPNLASVAPAQEHVLVLKELFRAMDGLNADQREVLLLVVGQDLSYEETARICGCPIGTVRSRLARARRELERMLAGDVAMPVPDDGAARTVKRGQRPAAEPMRLAS, from the coding sequence ATGGCCGATACTTTCCAAAACCAACTCGTCGCATTGCTGCCGGCCATGAAGGCTTTCGCGGTTATGCTTACCCGCAACCGCCAATCGGCAGACGATCTGGTGAACGACACGGTGCTGCGCGCCTTGCGCAAGCAGGACCTCTATACCATGGGCACGAATTTGAAGGCCTGGCTGTTCACCATCATGCGCAACATCCACGTCAACAATATCAGGGCAGGCCAACGGAGCCGCCTGGTCGAGGTCGACGACGACCTGCTGCCGAACCTCGCCAGTGTGGCACCAGCGCAGGAGCATGTCCTGGTGCTGAAGGAACTCTTCCGCGCCATGGACGGCCTCAATGCCGACCAGCGCGAGGTGCTGCTGCTGGTGGTGGGCCAGGACCTATCCTATGAGGAGACGGCCAGGATCTGCGGTTGCCCGATCGGCACCGTGCGTTCGCGCCTTGCCCGCGCGCGGCGCGAGTTGGAGCGGATGCTGGCCGGTGACGTGGCGATGCCCGTGCCGGACGATGGTGCTGCTCGCACAGTGAAGCGTGGCCAACGGCCGGCGGCAGAGCCGATGCGGCTTGCCAGCTGA
- a CDS encoding (2Fe-2S)-binding protein — protein MSGITVNTKINGDPVEFICEADETLLDVLRNRLGLTGAKEGCSTGDCGACSVTVDGRLTCSCLVLGAEAEGRNIGTIEGMAQGEELHPLQTKFLEHAALQCGICTPGFLIAAKSLLDKNPDPTESEIRFGLAGNLCRCTGYDKIVRAVQDAAKDMRSGKSAKSKSKVTAKKRA, from the coding sequence ATGTCCGGCATTACAGTCAATACCAAGATCAACGGCGACCCCGTTGAGTTCATCTGCGAAGCGGATGAAACCTTGCTCGACGTCTTGCGCAACCGACTTGGCCTCACCGGTGCCAAGGAAGGCTGCAGCACGGGCGATTGCGGTGCCTGTTCGGTGACCGTCGACGGCCGCCTCACCTGCTCGTGCCTCGTCCTGGGTGCAGAAGCGGAAGGTCGCAATATCGGCACCATCGAAGGCATGGCGCAGGGCGAAGAACTGCACCCGCTGCAGACGAAGTTCCTGGAACACGCTGCCCTGCAATGCGGCATCTGTACGCCGGGCTTCCTCATCGCCGCGAAATCGCTGCTCGACAAGAATCCGGATCCGACCGAAAGCGAAATCCGCTTCGGCCTCGCCGGCAATCTGTGCCGCTGCACGGGCTACGACAAGATCGTCCGCGCGGTGCAGGATGCCGCCAAGGACATGCGGTCCGGGAAATCAGCCAAATCCAAATCCAAAGTCACAGCGAAGAAGAGGGCCTGA
- a CDS encoding FAD binding domain-containing protein — protein sequence MRYERPTTLKAAAQLLAKEKGQAFILAGGTDLLVRLRTGFIDPDLVVDIKGVTGAKEIKKSASGFKIGAAVSGAELGEHAALKKAWPGVVEAANLIGSKQVQGRCTVSGNLCNASPAADSVPALVAAGAKAVIVGPKGKRTVAVEDVPVAPGRTSLKKGEIIESITLPARPAKSGDAYLRFIPRTEMDIAVVGCAVSVTLDGKGVVTKARVALGAVAPTVKLVPAAAKALIGTKMDKAALDALAEACSAACSPIDDKRGTREFRIKVAGVLARRAALIARKRAGGK from the coding sequence ATGAGATACGAGCGTCCTACAACCCTCAAGGCGGCGGCGCAGTTGCTCGCCAAGGAAAAAGGCCAGGCCTTTATCCTCGCCGGCGGCACCGACCTGCTGGTGCGCCTCCGGACCGGTTTCATCGACCCAGATCTGGTGGTCGACATCAAGGGCGTCACCGGCGCCAAGGAAATCAAAAAGTCAGCGAGCGGTTTCAAGATCGGCGCGGCCGTGTCCGGTGCCGAACTGGGCGAACACGCGGCTTTGAAGAAGGCCTGGCCGGGCGTGGTCGAGGCGGCCAATCTCATCGGTTCGAAGCAGGTCCAGGGCCGCTGCACCGTTTCCGGCAATCTGTGCAATGCCTCGCCGGCCGCTGATTCGGTTCCGGCGCTGGTGGCTGCCGGTGCCAAGGCGGTGATCGTCGGCCCCAAGGGCAAGCGGACCGTGGCGGTCGAAGACGTCCCGGTGGCGCCTGGCCGTACGTCGCTCAAGAAGGGCGAGATCATCGAGAGCATCACCCTGCCGGCGCGTCCGGCGAAATCGGGCGACGCCTATTTGCGCTTCATCCCGCGGACGGAAATGGACATCGCCGTGGTCGGCTGCGCCGTCAGCGTGACGCTCGATGGCAAGGGCGTCGTCACCAAGGCGCGCGTGGCGCTGGGTGCGGTGGCACCGACCGTGAAGCTGGTACCGGCGGCCGCCAAGGCGCTCATCGGCACGAAGATGGACAAGGCGGCGCTCGATGCGCTGGCCGAAGCCTGTTCTGCCGCCTGCAGCCCGATCGACGACAAGCGCGGCACGCGCGAATTCCGCATCAAAGTTGCCGGCGTGCTTGCACGTCGCGCCGCCCTCATCGCGCGCAAGCGCGCTGGCGGCAAGTAA